In Helicobacter colisuis, the DNA window TAGCCCAGAAAAATTAAAATCAACCAAAGAAAATCTTAATGAAATCGTGCATTTTGTTGAAAATATCAATGCGCTAGATTTGAGCGAGATTCCTGCTTCTTTTAATACGTTTCATTCAACACTTCCTATGCGCGAAGATGTAGTAGAAAATAAACCTGAAATTGCGGCTAATGTTCTTAAAAATGCGCCCAAGGGCGAAGAGAATTTCTTTATTGTTCCAAAAATTATTGAATAATGCAAGATATTAATATTTCACTTGAAAATATTAAAATTGAAGAATCATGGAAACTCGCACTAAAAGATGAATTTTTAAAACCCTATTTTTTAGAGATTAAACGCCATTATCTAAAGGCTAAAAATGCAGGAAAGATTCTCTATCCACCCGCAAATCTTAT includes these proteins:
- the gatC gene encoding Asp-tRNA(Asn)/Glu-tRNA(Gln) amidotransferase subunit GatC produces the protein MSNIDNQLLARLQNLASLEISPEKLKSTKENLNEIVHFVENINALDLSEIPASFNTFHSTLPMREDVVENKPEIAANVLKNAPKGEENFFIVPKIIE